A single Eulemur rufifrons isolate Redbay chromosome 9, OSU_ERuf_1, whole genome shotgun sequence DNA region contains:
- the LOC138391416 gene encoding large ribosomal subunit protein eL34-like: MVQRLTYQRRLSYNTASNKTRLSRTPGNRIVHLYTKKVGKAPKSACGVCPGRLQGVRAVRPKVLMRLSKTKKHVSRAYGGSMCAKCVRDRIKHGFLIKEQKIVVKVLKAQAQSQKAK, from the coding sequence ATGGTCCAGCGTTTGACATACCAGCGTAGGCTTTCCTACAATACAGCCTCTAACAAAACTAGGCTGTCTCGAACCCCTGGTAATAGAATTGTTCACCTTTATACCAAGAAGGTTGGGAAAGCACCAAAATCTGCATGTGGCGTGTGCCCAGGCAGACTTCAAGGGGTTCGTGCTGTGAGACCCAAAGTTCTTATGAGGttgtctaaaacaaaaaaacacgtCAGCAGGGCCTATGGTGGTTCCATGTGTGCCAAATGTGTTCGTGACAGGATCAAGCATGGTTTCCTTATCAAGGAGCAGAAAATTGTTGTGAAGGTGTTGAAGGCACAAGCACAGAGCCAGAAAGCTAAATAA
- the SMG8 gene encoding nonsense-mediated mRNA decay factor SMG8, protein MAGPVSLRELLMGASAWTGSESSGGSPTEGGGSAAGGPEPPWREDEICVVGIFGKTALRLNSEKFSLVNTVCDRQVFPLFRHQDPGDPGPGTSTEAGAIGEAGGSGDPGAAAGDPVRGGVAAPEGNRTEPGSQDYSLLQAYYNQESKVLYLLLTSICDNSQLLRACRALQSGEAGGGLSLPHAEAHEFWKHQEKLQCLSLLYLFSVCHILLLVHPTCSFDITYDRVFRALDGLRQKVLPLLKTAIKDCPVGKDWKLNCRPCPPRLLFLFQLNGALKVEPPRNQDPAHPDKPKKHSPKRRLQHALEDQIYRIFRKSRVLTNQSINCLFTVPANQAFVYIVPGSQEEDPVGMLLDQLRSHCTVKDSESLLVPAPLSGPRRYQVMRQHSRQQLSFHIDSSSSSSSGQLVDFTLREFLWQHVELVLNKKGFDDSVGRNPQPSHFELPTYQKWISAASKLYEVAIEGKEEDLGSPTGELTSKILSSIKVLEGFLDIDTKFSENRCQKALPMAHSAYQSNLPHNYTMTVHKNQLAQALRVYSQHARGPAFHKYAMQLHEDCYKFWSNGHQLCEERSLTDQHCVHKFHSLPKSGEKPEADRNPPVLYHNSRARSTGACNCGRKQAPRDDPFDIKAANYDFYQLLEEKCCGKLDHINFPVFEPSTPDPAPAKNESSPAPPDSDADKLKEKEPQTQGESTSLSLALSLGQSTDSLGTYPADPQAGGDNPEVHGQGEVKTEKRPNLVDRQASTVEYLPGMLHSNCPKGLLPKFSSWSLVKLGPAKSYNFHTGLDQQGFIPGTNYLMPWDIVIRTRAEDEGDLDTNSWPAPNKAIPGKRSAVVMGRGRRRDDIARAFVGFEYEDSRGRRFMCSGPDKVMKVMGSGPKESALKALNSDMPLYILSSSQGRGLKPHYAQLMRLFVVVPDAPLQIILMPQVQPGPPPCPVFYPEKQEITLPPDGLWVLRFPYAYVTERGPCFPPKENVQLMSYKVLRGVLKAVTQ, encoded by the exons ATGGCGGGTCCTGTCAGCTTGCGGGAGCTTCTAATGGGAGCTTCAGCCTGGACCGGCTCTGAAAGTTCCGGAGGATCCCCCACCGAGGGCGGAGGAAGCGCGGCTGGCGGACCGGAGCCTCCGTGGCGGGAGGATGAGATCTGCGTGGTTGGAATCTTTGGCAAGACGGCTTTACGCCTGAATTCCGAGAAGTTCTCTCTTGTGAATACGGTGTGCGACCGACAGGTTTTTCCCCTCTTTCGCCACCAAGATCCTGGGGATCCAGGGCCTGGAACCAGCACCGAGGCTGGCGCCATCGGGGAGGCCGGTGGATCCGGGGACCCTGGGGCTGCAGCCGGGGATCCAGTTCGGGGAGGTGTAGCTGCCCCGGAAGGTAACCGAACTGAGCCAGGCTCCCAGGACTATAGTCTTCTGCAGGCCTATTACAATCAGGAAAGCAAAGTTCTTTATCTTCTTCTGACTTCCATCTGTGACAATTCGCAGCTTCTACGGGCTTGTCGGGCTCTTCAGAGCGGGGAAGCTGGAGGTGGTCTCTCTTTACCTCATGCAGAAGCGCACGAGTTCTGGAAGCATCAGGAGAAGCTGCAGTGCCTCAGTCTCCTTTATCTTTTCTCTGTTTGCCACATCCTGCTTCTGGTCCATCCCACCTGTTCCTTTGACATCACTTATGATCGAGTATTCAGAGCCTTGGATGGACTGAGACAGAAAGTACTGCCCCTCCTTAAAACAGCCATTAAGGATTGTCCAGTTGGCAAAGACTGGAAGCTTAACTGCCGACCTTGCCCACCGAgactccttttcctctttcaacTCAATGGAGCCCTCAAGGTGGAACCCCCTCGAAACCAAGACCCAGCTCATCCAGACAAGCCCAAGAAGCATTCTCCCAAAAGAAGACTTCAGCATGCCCTGGAGGACCAGATCTATAGAATCTTCCGGAAGAGTCGTGTGTTGACTAATCAGAGTATCAACTGTCTCTTTACTGTGCCTGCCAACCAAGCTTTTGTGTACATAGTCCCTGGAAGTCAGGAGGAGGACCCAGTAGGTATGTTGCTGGACCAACTTAGGAGTCATTGTACTGTGAAGGACTCGGAATCTTTGCTGGTGCCTGCACCCCTTTCTGGGCCTAGGCGGTATCAGGTGATGAGGCAGCACAGCCGACAACAACTTTCCTTTCACATCGACAGCAGCAGTTCCAGTTCTTCAGGCCAGCTAGTAGATTTCACTCTTCGGGAATTCCTGTGGCAGCATGTGGAGCTAGTCCTAAACAAGAAAGGTTTTGATGACAGTGTGGGCAGGAACCCACAACCTTCCCATTTTGAACTTCCCACTTATCAGAAGTGGATCTCAGCAGCTTCAAAATTGTATGAAGTAGCTATtgaagggaaagaggaggacTTGGGGTCACCCACTGGGGAGCTAACATCTAAGATTTTAAGCAGTATTAAAGTCTTAGAAGGATTTTTGGATATTGACACAAAATTCTCAGAAAACCGGTGCCAAAAAGCTTTACCCATGGCCCATAGTGCCTACCAGTCAAATCTGCCTCATAATTACACAATGACTGTTCATAAGAATCAGCTTGCCCAGGCTCTTCGGGTGTATAGTCAACACGCTAGAGGTCCAGCCTTTCACAAATATGCCATGCAGTTACATGAGGACTGCTACAAATTTTGGAGCAATGGCCATCAGCTCTGTGAGGAGAGGagtttaactgatcaacactgtgtACATAAATTTCACTCATTACCCAAATCAG GAGAAAAACCAGAGGCTGATAGAAATCCCCCTGTGCTATATCATAATAGCCGGGCTCGATCTACTGGTGCCTGTAACTGTGGAAGGAAACAAGCACCTCGAGATGATCCCTTTGATATCAAGGCAGCTAACTATGACTTTTATCAG cttctagaagaaaaatgttgtGGAAAATTGGATCATATCAATTTCCCAGTATTTGAACCAAGTACTCCAGATCCTGCTCCGGCCAAAAATGAATCCTCTCCTGCTCCTCCAGATTCAGATGCTgataaacttaaagaaaaagaacctCAAACCCAAGGAGAGAGCACAAGCCTCAGTTTAGCATTGAGTTTGGGCCAATCTACAGATAGCTTAGGTACCTATCCAGCTGATCCACAAGCAGGAGGTGATAATCCAGAAGTTCATGGTCAAGGAGAAGTAAAAACTGAGAAGAGACCAAATTTGGTTGATCGACAGGCATCCACAGTTGAGTATCTCCCAGGCATGCTACATTCAAATTGCCCTAAAGGTCTCCTACCCAAATTCTCCAGCTGGTCTTTGGTTAAACTAGGCCCTGCTAAGTCTTATAACTTTCATACAGGTTTGGACCAACAGGGCTTTATTCCAGGAACAAACTATCTTATGCCTTGGGACATTGTCATCAGGACTAGAGCTGAAGATGAAGGAGACTTAGACACAAATTCTTGGCCTGCTCCAAATAAAGCTATTCCTGGAAAGAGAAGCGCAGTTGTAATGGGAAGAGGAAGACGGAGAGATGACATAGCTCGAGCTTTTGTGGGCTTTGAATATGAAGACTCTCGAGGTCGGAGATTCATGTGCTCTGGACCTGACAAAGTAATGAAAGTAATGGGAAGTGGACCAAAGGAATCAGCTTTAAAAGCCCTAAATAGTGATATGCCCTTATATATTCTGTCATCATCTCAGGGTAGAGGGCTAAAACCACATTATGCTCAACTTATGAGGCTTTTTGTTGTGGTTCCTGATGCTCCTTTGCAGATAATACTAATGCCTCAG GTTCAACCAGGCCCACCACCCTGTCCAGTATTCTAcccagaaaaacaagaaatcacTCTCCCGCCAGATGGCCTTTGGGTTTTGAGATTTCCTTATGCATATGTGACTGAGAGAGGACCTTGTTTCCCTCCTAAGGAAAATGTGCAGTTAATGAGCTACAAGGTGCTCCGTGGGGTTCTTAAAGCAGTAACACAATAA
- the PRR11 gene encoding proline-rich protein 11 yields the protein MPKFKQRRRKLKAKAKRLCKKKEASHLQSKLITPPPPPPSPERVIISSTDISHSRSWLRSSWNFNFPNIKDRIKLWTNRVWSIYTWCQSFIAQSLEVLKDTIFPSRICHQELQGLKEQFCILESELCKLQEALKASSESSSCPSCGHTCHMSSKLTTVPACALTTPGESRTGAVLPPTLPQAASHLPPPPPPPPPPPPPPLPPPPPPPAPLLLRKSNLTKALQTRPLKKDGPMQITVKDLLNVKLKKTQSFDERRKLVPSPKARNPLVTVSDLQRVSLKPNSKVLSTRVTNVLITPSKSQIDLRKLLRKVDVERSPGGTPLTNKENMDTGTGLTPVMTRALRRKFQLAHPRSPAQALPHSTSSFDEQN from the exons ATGCCCAAGTTTAAACAACGAAGAAGAAAGCTAAAAGCTAAAGCCAAAAgattatgcaaaaaaaaagaagcctctCACTTACAATCCAAGCTAATTACACCTCCTCCTCCACCGCCCTCACCTGAAAG AGTGATTATTTCTTCAACAGATATATCCCATAGCAGAAGCTGGCTAAGATCATCCTGGAACTTCAACTTTCCCAACATCAAAGATAGAATAAAACTTTGGACAAATAGAGTATGGTCTATATACACCTGGTGCCAGAGCTTCATAGCCCAG AGTTTAGAAGTATTGAAAGACACCATCTTTCCATCTCGTATCTGCCACCAAGAACTTCAGGGACTAAAAGAACAGTTCTGCATTTTGGAAAGTGAATTATGCAAGCTCCAGGAAGCACTGAAG GCCAGCTCAGAAAGTTCTTCGTGTCCAAGCTGTGGTCACACGTGTCACATGAGTAGTAAACTTACAACTGTGCCTGCCTGTGCTCTAACCACTCCTGGAGAATCCAGAACTGGAGCTGTACTTCCTCCCACACTGCCACAGGCAGCcagccatcttcctcctcctccacctccaccaccaccccctccacctcctcctctcccccctcccccaccaccaccagcaccttTGCTGCTCAGAAAATCCAACCTCACTAAAGCACTTCAG ACTAGACCATTAAAAAAAGATGGACCCATGCAGATAACAGTTAAAGATCTACTGAAtgtgaaattaaagaagacacagagTTTTGATGAAAGGAGGAAG ctTGTACCATCACCGAAGGCACGGAATCCACTAGTTACTGTCTCTGACCTGCAGCGTGTTTCCCTGAAACCTAACTCCAAAGTGTTATCAACTCGAGTTACAAATGTCTTAAT taCTCCTAGTAAAAGCCAGATAGATCTGCGCAAACTGCTTAGAAAAGTCGACGTAGAGAG GAGCCCAGGCGGTACCCCCCTtaccaataaagaaaatatggacaCAGGAACTGGACTGACCCCAGTAATGACCAGGGCCTTGAGGAGAAAGTTTCAG ctgGCTCACCCTAGAAGCCCAGCTCAAGCTCTACCACATTCTACAAGCAGCTTTGATGAACAAAACTGA